In Nocardioides sp. zg-1228, a single window of DNA contains:
- a CDS encoding cation acetate symporter — MSTDMVPGVVAVVLVSIATLVIGTWGLRISRTTSDFFVASRTVRPRLNASAIGGEYLSAASFLGVAGLLLTFGAEMLWYPVGWTAGYLVLLVLVAAPLRRSGAYTLPDFAEARLGSRDVRTLCSVLVVAIGWLYLLPQFQGAGVTLRATIGAPPWAGSLVVALVVLASVSPGGMRSITFVQAFQYWLKLTALLVPVFVLMAVWVADGAADPAAAAPHSWSIPLASPGGGIGLYTTYSLIVATFLGTMGLPHVVVRFYTNPDGRAARRTTLAVLALLGVFYVLPPVYAALGRIYAPGLVSGRSDVLVLELPSLMVGGAVGAVLTGLVTAGAFAAFLSTSSGLTIAVAGVLSQDVTGRRWGSRRLGGVAAFRVAAVIAVVVPLLLSLPAQDVAVARTVGLAFAVTASTFAPLLMLGIWWRGLTPAGAVAGLLVGGLGSGAAVAWTLATSSSTGWTAALLGQPAAWSVPASFLTMVVVSRLTRATVPAHAGRFMVRLHTPEAVELQR, encoded by the coding sequence GTGAGCACCGACATGGTGCCGGGCGTCGTCGCCGTCGTCCTCGTCTCGATCGCGACGCTGGTCATCGGCACCTGGGGGCTGCGGATCTCGCGCACGACGAGCGACTTCTTCGTCGCCTCGCGCACGGTGCGGCCTCGGCTCAACGCGAGCGCGATCGGCGGGGAGTACCTCTCCGCGGCCTCGTTCCTCGGCGTCGCCGGCCTGCTGCTCACCTTCGGCGCGGAGATGCTCTGGTATCCCGTCGGCTGGACCGCGGGCTACCTGGTGCTGCTGGTGCTCGTCGCCGCTCCACTGCGCCGCTCGGGCGCCTACACGCTGCCCGACTTCGCCGAGGCGCGGCTCGGCTCCCGCGACGTGCGCACGCTCTGCTCGGTGCTGGTCGTCGCGATCGGCTGGCTCTACCTGCTGCCGCAGTTCCAGGGCGCCGGCGTCACCCTGCGCGCGACGATCGGCGCGCCGCCCTGGGCGGGCTCCCTGGTGGTCGCCCTGGTGGTGCTCGCGTCGGTGAGCCCGGGCGGGATGCGCTCGATCACCTTCGTGCAGGCCTTCCAGTACTGGCTCAAGCTCACCGCGCTGCTGGTGCCGGTCTTCGTGCTGATGGCGGTGTGGGTGGCCGACGGCGCGGCCGACCCGGCGGCAGCAGCCCCGCACTCGTGGTCGATCCCGCTGGCCTCGCCCGGCGGCGGCATCGGGCTCTACACGACCTACTCCCTGATCGTCGCGACGTTCCTCGGCACGATGGGCCTGCCGCACGTGGTGGTGCGGTTCTACACCAACCCCGACGGCCGGGCGGCGCGTCGTACGACGCTCGCGGTGCTCGCGCTGCTCGGCGTCTTCTACGTCCTCCCGCCGGTCTACGCCGCGCTCGGGCGCATCTACGCGCCCGGCCTGGTCTCGGGGCGCTCCGACGTGCTGGTGCTGGAGCTGCCGTCCCTGATGGTGGGCGGCGCGGTGGGCGCCGTGCTCACCGGCCTCGTCACGGCCGGCGCGTTCGCGGCGTTCCTCTCGACCAGCTCGGGCCTGACCATCGCGGTGGCCGGGGTGCTGTCGCAGGACGTGACGGGACGGCGCTGGGGGTCTCGGCGGCTGGGCGGGGTGGCGGCCTTCCGGGTCGCGGCGGTGATCGCGGTCGTCGTCCCGCTGCTGCTCTCGCTGCCCGCCCAGGACGTGGCGGTGGCGCGCACGGTCGGGCTCGCGTTCGCGGTCACCGCCTCGACCTTCGCTCCCCTGCTGATGCTCGGGATCTGGTGGCGCGGGCTGACGCCGGCCGGCGCCGTCGCCGGGCTGCTGGTGGGCGGCCTGGGCTCGGGCGCGGCCGTGGCGTGGACGCTCGCCACCTCGTCGTCGACCGGCTGGACCGCGGCGCTGCTCGGCCAGCCGGCCGCGTGGTCGGTGCCGGCGTCGTTCCTCACGATGGTCGTGGTGTCCCGACTGACCCGCGCCACCGTCCCGGCCCACGCCGGGCGCTTCATGGTGCGCCTCCACACGCCCGAGGCGGTCGAGCTCCAGCGCTGA
- a CDS encoding LytTR family DNA-binding domain-containing protein, whose protein sequence is MTQLKVLVIDDERPALDELAFLLGRDPRIGEVRSSDSATDALRVLQAEEVDAVFLDIQMPGLTGLDLAQVLSRFRSPPRVVFVTAHEEHAVAAFELRAVDYVLKPVREERLAEAVRRVVEAAAPAPSGDVQIPVERGGVTRFISRSEITHVEAQGDYARLHTADGSHLVRTPLSSLAEQWAAAGFVRIHRSVLVALPHVEEVRSESGRVSVVIGGAELPVSRRHTRELRSVLTRRET, encoded by the coding sequence ATGACACAGCTGAAGGTGCTCGTCATCGACGACGAGCGTCCTGCCCTGGACGAGCTGGCCTTCCTGCTCGGCCGCGACCCGCGCATCGGCGAGGTGCGCAGCAGCGACTCCGCGACCGACGCGCTGCGGGTGCTGCAGGCCGAGGAGGTCGACGCTGTGTTCCTCGACATCCAGATGCCCGGCCTCACCGGCCTCGACCTCGCCCAGGTGCTCTCGCGCTTCCGGTCACCGCCGCGGGTGGTGTTCGTGACCGCCCACGAGGAGCACGCGGTCGCGGCCTTCGAGCTGCGCGCGGTCGACTACGTCCTCAAGCCGGTGCGCGAGGAGCGCCTCGCCGAGGCCGTGCGCCGGGTCGTGGAGGCCGCCGCCCCGGCGCCGTCGGGCGACGTGCAGATCCCCGTGGAGCGTGGCGGCGTCACCCGGTTCATCAGCCGATCCGAGATCACCCACGTCGAGGCGCAGGGCGACTACGCCCGGCTGCACACCGCCGACGGCTCCCACCTCGTGCGCACGCCGCTCTCGTCGCTCGCCGAGCAGTGGGCCGCGGCCGGCTTCGTGCGCATCCACCGGTCCGTGCTGGTCGCGCTCCCCCACGTCGAGGAGGTGCGCAGCGAGAGCGGACGGGTCAGCGTCGTCATCGGCGGCGCCGAGCTGCCGGTGAGCCGGCGCCACACCCGCGAGCTGCGCTCGGTCCTCACCCGGCGCGAGACATGA
- a CDS encoding histidine kinase, which translates to MAWRWRRTSLGGEADRAAFRALHNASLASPALREGLTTASAQRSVHHLRALLGTPAAGLGDTSGLLAWDGLGSHHRPQLPGTIGQVAETGRTMIVDARTLVCDDGGCQVRQAIVSPLVVDDTLVGALVVGAPHTTGGLVRAADEVASWVSGQLELAELDLSRTRLMEAEVRALRAQISPHFIYNSLGAIASFVRTDPDRARELLLEFADFTRYSFRRHGEYTTLAEELRSVERYLLLEQARFGERLQVTLQVAPEVLPVAVPFLCIQPLVENAVRHGLEASADKADGVGRLSIVARDHGQECVLEVEDDGTGEDPERVRQALAGDASMDSIGLGNVDARLRNAYGDDYGLVVETAPGAGTKVIVRVPKFAPGVQV; encoded by the coding sequence ATGGCCTGGAGATGGCGGCGCACGTCGCTGGGCGGCGAGGCGGACCGCGCCGCGTTCCGCGCCCTCCACAACGCCTCCCTCGCCAGCCCGGCCCTGCGCGAGGGCCTGACCACCGCGAGCGCGCAGCGCTCGGTGCACCACCTGCGCGCGCTGCTCGGCACCCCGGCCGCCGGCCTCGGTGACACCAGCGGGCTGCTCGCGTGGGACGGCCTGGGCAGCCACCACCGCCCCCAGCTCCCCGGCACGATCGGGCAGGTCGCCGAGACCGGGCGCACGATGATCGTCGACGCGCGCACCCTGGTCTGCGACGACGGCGGCTGCCAGGTCCGGCAGGCCATCGTCAGCCCGCTCGTCGTGGACGACACCCTCGTGGGAGCGCTCGTGGTCGGCGCCCCGCACACCACCGGCGGCCTGGTGCGGGCGGCCGACGAGGTGGCGTCGTGGGTCAGCGGCCAGCTCGAGCTCGCCGAGCTCGACCTCTCGCGCACCCGGCTGATGGAGGCCGAGGTGCGCGCCCTGCGCGCGCAGATCAGCCCGCACTTCATCTACAACTCGCTCGGGGCCATCGCCAGCTTCGTGCGCACCGATCCCGACCGCGCGCGCGAGCTGCTGCTCGAGTTCGCCGACTTCACCCGCTACTCCTTCCGCCGCCACGGCGAGTACACGACACTCGCCGAGGAGCTGCGCTCCGTCGAGCGCTATCTGCTGCTGGAGCAGGCCCGTTTCGGTGAGCGGCTGCAGGTGACCCTGCAGGTCGCGCCCGAAGTGCTCCCTGTCGCGGTGCCCTTCCTGTGCATCCAGCCGCTCGTGGAGAACGCCGTGCGCCACGGCCTCGAGGCCAGCGCCGACAAGGCCGACGGTGTCGGCCGGCTCTCGATCGTCGCGCGCGACCACGGCCAGGAGTGCGTCCTCGAGGTCGAGGACGACGGCACCGGCGAGGACCCCGAACGCGTCCGCCAGGCGCTGGCCGGCGACGCGTCGATGGACTCCATCGGGCTCGGAAACGTGGACGCGCGGCTGCGCAACGCCTACGGGGACGACTACGGTCTGGTCGTCGAGACCGCACCCGGGGCGGGCACCAAGGTGATCGTCCGGGTGCCGAAGTTCGCCCCCGGAGTGCAGGTATGA
- a CDS encoding calcium-binding protein, whose amino-acid sequence MRGTTSLTACALLGLALLGPTATASGAEDADPPTCLGLTATIVGTPREELAGTPGDDVIVTNSAQPVVAGDGDDVVCVTTAENDTYPSGVDLDAGPGDDVVVATATGSNTQTDLGPGRDVFHGGDKEDWIEASLDDTVVADRGGDLVTYTIARGAPVPDIVGTLTARRTDGWIKVVAPGRRLVMDGREGVVRLDGRVVTTIGVPPRMLYGVAQRVTLLGTPGVDRLAGAACGQSVLRGLGGDDELVTFLDRATPRPECPHRRVSAFGGAGDDEIIGTAYDDVLRGGPGRDDIRGQGGDDVLLGGPGRDRADGGKGRDRCDAERERRCER is encoded by the coding sequence ATGCGTGGTACGACGTCACTGACCGCTTGCGCCCTGCTCGGCCTCGCCCTGCTCGGGCCGACGGCGACGGCGAGTGGTGCCGAGGATGCCGACCCGCCCACCTGCCTCGGCCTGACCGCCACCATCGTGGGGACGCCCCGGGAGGAGCTGGCCGGCACGCCCGGTGACGACGTGATCGTCACCAACAGCGCCCAGCCCGTGGTCGCCGGCGACGGTGACGACGTGGTGTGCGTGACGACGGCCGAGAACGACACCTACCCCAGCGGCGTCGACCTCGACGCCGGACCCGGAGACGACGTGGTCGTGGCCACGGCCACGGGGTCCAACACGCAGACCGACCTGGGACCGGGGCGGGACGTGTTCCATGGAGGCGACAAGGAGGACTGGATCGAGGCCAGCCTCGACGACACCGTCGTCGCTGACCGCGGCGGCGACCTCGTGACCTACACGATCGCCCGCGGCGCACCGGTCCCCGACATCGTGGGCACACTGACGGCCCGGCGGACGGATGGCTGGATCAAGGTGGTGGCGCCCGGCCGCCGGCTCGTGATGGACGGACGGGAGGGCGTGGTCCGCCTCGACGGCCGCGTCGTGACCACCATCGGTGTCCCGCCCCGGATGCTGTACGGCGTCGCGCAGCGGGTCACGCTCCTGGGGACGCCCGGCGTCGACCGCCTGGCCGGCGCCGCGTGCGGTCAGAGCGTGCTACGGGGACTGGGTGGCGACGACGAGCTCGTCACCTTCCTCGACCGCGCGACCCCGCGCCCGGAGTGCCCGCACCGCCGGGTGTCCGCGTTCGGCGGGGCCGGCGACGACGAGATCATCGGGACGGCGTACGACGACGTCCTGCGCGGCGGACCCGGCCGCGACGACATCCGGGGCCAGGGCGGCGACGACGTGCTGCTCGGCGGCCCGGGCCGCGACCGGGCCGACGGCGGCAAGGGCCGCGACCGCTGTGACGCCGAGCGCGAGCGGCGCTGCGAGCGCTGA
- a CDS encoding class I SAM-dependent methyltransferase: MSDDHRETSATVDLARSFGPVAEAYDRGRPSYPAEAVAWLAGGDAKVVLELAAGTGKLTRQLVDQGHAVFATEPDEAMLEVLRARVPEVSAKVAAAESLPANDRSVDVVVVGQAFHWFDHEAALSEAARVLKPGGHLALVWNSRDERIPWVRRLGDLLGRQDLDTSSAGHLVQSELFGFVEEATFKQWQEVNRETILDLARSRSSFAAMEPDEREHNLARVRAFYDDYGRGMDGMQIPYVTRCYRAVVVDPDDTGPAPDDEDPDGPVVSDGTDTDMLLIDFR, from the coding sequence ATGAGCGACGACCACCGCGAGACCTCCGCCACCGTCGACCTCGCACGGTCCTTCGGGCCGGTGGCCGAGGCGTACGACCGTGGCCGGCCGAGCTATCCCGCCGAGGCCGTCGCCTGGCTCGCCGGCGGCGATGCGAAGGTCGTCCTCGAGCTCGCGGCCGGCACGGGCAAGCTCACCCGTCAGCTGGTCGACCAGGGCCACGCCGTCTTCGCGACCGAGCCCGACGAGGCGATGCTCGAGGTGTTGCGCGCGCGGGTGCCGGAGGTGAGCGCGAAGGTCGCGGCTGCGGAGTCGCTCCCGGCCAACGACCGCTCGGTCGACGTGGTCGTCGTGGGCCAGGCGTTCCACTGGTTCGACCACGAGGCCGCCCTCTCCGAGGCGGCCCGCGTGCTCAAGCCGGGCGGCCACCTCGCGCTCGTGTGGAACAGCCGCGACGAGCGCATCCCGTGGGTCCGCCGGCTCGGCGACCTCCTCGGTCGCCAGGACCTCGACACCAGCTCCGCCGGCCACCTCGTGCAGAGCGAGCTCTTCGGCTTCGTGGAGGAGGCGACCTTCAAGCAGTGGCAGGAGGTCAACCGCGAGACGATCCTCGACCTGGCGCGCTCGCGCTCCAGCTTCGCGGCGATGGAGCCCGACGAGCGCGAGCACAACCTCGCCCGGGTGCGCGCCTTCTACGACGACTACGGCCGCGGGATGGACGGGATGCAGATCCCCTACGTCACCCGCTGCTACCGCGCGGTCGTGGTCGACCCGGACGACACCGGGCCCGCCCCGGACGACGAGGACCCCGACGGTCCCGTCGTGAGCGACGGCACCGACACCGACATGCTGCTCATCGACTTCCGCTAG
- a CDS encoding oxidoreductase, protein MTDPLAWLVDLEGVPSAYAGTRDGIDAMLRDRGLRRTSPELTAESLLRGAHASAVLEGSSSTLEEVRAGEADEIAADAVRLSASMLALAPLLKTAPLQAIARLHTVVASSALPPDQLGRPRDAASADRLRGVAELLLADSAAPALLVAAVAHADVATAAPFASHNGIVARALERLVLVSRGVDSKSLVVPEAGHLALRAAYESNLRAYSEGGPSGVHAWALYGAEAFAAGAEASPLRG, encoded by the coding sequence ATGACCGACCCGCTCGCCTGGCTCGTCGACCTCGAGGGAGTGCCCTCGGCCTACGCCGGCACCCGTGACGGGATCGATGCGATGCTGCGCGACCGCGGCCTGCGGCGCACGTCGCCGGAGCTGACCGCCGAGTCGCTGCTGCGCGGCGCCCACGCGAGCGCGGTGCTGGAGGGGTCGTCGTCGACGCTCGAGGAGGTGCGCGCGGGCGAGGCCGACGAGATCGCGGCCGACGCCGTCCGGCTCTCGGCGTCGATGCTCGCGCTCGCCCCGCTGCTCAAGACCGCGCCGCTGCAGGCGATCGCGCGGCTGCACACCGTGGTCGCCTCGTCGGCGCTGCCGCCCGACCAGCTCGGTCGCCCGCGCGATGCCGCGTCCGCCGACCGGCTGCGCGGGGTCGCGGAGCTGCTGCTCGCCGACAGCGCGGCGCCGGCCCTGCTGGTGGCCGCCGTCGCGCACGCCGACGTGGCGACCGCCGCGCCGTTCGCCTCCCACAACGGCATCGTGGCCCGCGCGCTCGAGCGGCTCGTGCTGGTCTCGCGCGGCGTGGACTCGAAGTCACTCGTCGTCCCCGAGGCCGGGCACCTCGCCCTCCGCGCGGCGTACGAGTCCAACCTGCGCGCCTACAGCGAGGGCGGGCCGAGCGGGGTGCACGCGTGGGCGCTCTACGGTGCCGAGGCGTTCGCCGCCGGCGCCGAGGCGTCACCGTTGCGGGGCTAG
- a CDS encoding HAD-IB family hydrolase gives MTRPQAAFFDLDKTIIAKSSTLAFSREFQAGGLISRRAMLRSAYAQFVFFTGGADHDQMDKMREFMSQLCAGWDVATVRDIVHETLNTIVEPLVYDEAVTLMEEHRAAGRDIVIVSASGVEVVEPIGEMLGADRVIATRMEIVDGHYTGNIDYYAYAEEKARAIEHLAETVGYDLDECYAYSDSVTDVHMLEVVGHPFAVNPDRELRRIAAARDWPVLFFVRPVALRRRLPVPPARPTLAALAVGGAVAAGGLIWASHRRRAAG, from the coding sequence ATGACCCGCCCCCAAGCGGCCTTCTTCGACCTCGACAAGACGATCATCGCCAAGTCGAGCACGTTGGCCTTCAGCCGCGAGTTCCAGGCGGGCGGGCTCATCTCGCGGCGCGCGATGCTGCGCTCGGCGTACGCCCAGTTCGTCTTCTTCACCGGCGGGGCCGACCACGACCAGATGGACAAGATGCGCGAGTTCATGTCGCAGCTGTGCGCCGGCTGGGACGTCGCCACGGTGCGCGACATCGTCCACGAGACGCTCAACACGATCGTGGAGCCGCTGGTCTACGACGAGGCGGTGACCCTCATGGAGGAGCACCGGGCCGCTGGGCGCGACATCGTCATCGTCTCCGCCTCCGGCGTCGAGGTCGTCGAGCCGATCGGCGAGATGCTCGGCGCCGACCGGGTGATCGCCACCCGGATGGAGATCGTCGACGGCCACTACACCGGCAACATCGACTACTACGCCTACGCCGAGGAGAAGGCGCGGGCCATCGAGCACCTCGCCGAGACCGTCGGCTACGACCTCGACGAGTGCTACGCCTACAGCGACTCGGTCACCGACGTGCACATGCTGGAGGTCGTCGGACACCCGTTCGCCGTCAACCCCGACCGCGAGCTGCGCCGCATCGCCGCCGCCCGGGACTGGCCCGTGCTGTTCTTCGTCCGCCCGGTGGCCCTGCGCCGCCGGCTCCCCGTGCCCCCGGCCCGACCCACGCTGGCGGCCCTCGCCGTCGGCGGCGCGGTGGCGGCGGGCGGCTTGATCTGGGCCAGCCACCGACGGCGCGCGGCCGGCTGA
- the ssd gene encoding septum site-determining protein Ssd, with product MSVLLITRSPIVHDSVVPLCAAAGAGVEVCAEPALSLAAWREADLVLVGDDLAAALAGLAPPRRAGVHVVGVGLSDTAFRSAVELGATSAVDLSEGASWLSEELGDVGERASPGRLVGVVGGAGGAGATTLACALAQWHARRAPTLLVDGDPLGPGLDRLLGMEDLAGVRWEALTETAGRLGARALREGVPRREHLGVLTWSGLRRALDATTARRVLPAAVRGHDLVVLDLPRHGGAARAELVDRCDDLLVVTPATVPGVAAAARLVADLGGAGRAALVLRPGGLGDADAERVTGLPIAAVVPDQRGLAASLDRGLGPLTGRGPLARAARDLLAAAA from the coding sequence ATGTCCGTCCTCCTGATCACCCGGTCCCCGATCGTCCACGACTCGGTCGTCCCCCTCTGTGCGGCGGCGGGGGCCGGGGTCGAGGTGTGCGCCGAGCCGGCCCTGTCACTGGCCGCCTGGCGCGAGGCCGACCTCGTGCTGGTCGGCGACGACCTCGCCGCCGCGCTGGCCGGGCTCGCCCCGCCGCGACGGGCGGGCGTCCACGTCGTCGGGGTCGGCCTCTCCGACACCGCGTTCCGCTCCGCGGTGGAGCTCGGCGCGACCTCCGCCGTCGACCTGTCGGAGGGGGCCTCGTGGCTGTCGGAGGAGCTCGGCGACGTGGGCGAGCGGGCCTCACCCGGTCGTCTCGTCGGGGTCGTCGGTGGAGCCGGCGGCGCCGGTGCCACGACGCTCGCCTGCGCGCTCGCCCAGTGGCACGCGCGGCGCGCGCCCACGCTGCTCGTCGACGGCGACCCCCTCGGCCCCGGGCTCGACCGGCTGCTCGGCATGGAGGACCTCGCCGGCGTCCGGTGGGAGGCCCTCACCGAGACCGCGGGGCGTCTCGGCGCGCGTGCCCTGCGCGAGGGGGTGCCGCGTCGCGAGCACCTCGGCGTCCTCACCTGGTCGGGGCTGCGCCGTGCACTCGACGCGACCACCGCCCGCCGGGTCCTGCCGGCCGCGGTGCGCGGCCACGACCTCGTCGTCCTCGACCTGCCCCGTCACGGCGGCGCGGCGCGCGCCGAGCTGGTCGATCGCTGCGACGACCTGCTGGTGGTGACGCCGGCCACCGTTCCCGGCGTGGCGGCCGCCGCCCGTCTCGTCGCCGACCTCGGCGGCGCCGGGCGGGCGGCGCTCGTCCTGCGTCCGGGCGGGCTCGGTGACGCCGACGCCGAGCGGGTGACCGGGCTCCCCATCGCCGCCGTCGTCCCCGACCAGCGGGGGCTGGCCGCATCGCTCGACCGCGGCCTGGGGCCGCTGACCGGGCGCGGCCCGCTGGCGCGTGCCGCCCGCGACCTGCTGGCGGCCGCGGCATGA
- a CDS encoding TadA family conjugal transfer-associated ATPase, whose protein sequence is MPTVPAVVLDDVRRRLAGSAGELTPHRVAEALRASGAPVGDATVLAVHDLLRRDVLGAGPLEDLLRLPDVTDVLVNGPDEVWIDRGGGLERASVSFPDDAAVRRLAQRLAASAGRRLDDATPHADVRLADGTRFHAVLSPVARSGTVLSLRVPRGRVWTLPELVTAGAVPPDGAFLLEEIVDSRCAFLVTGGTGTGKTSVLSALLSLVDPGERIVLVEDASELRPDHPHVVGLEGRPANIEGAGEISLQVLVRQALRMRPDRLVVGEVRGAEVVDLLAALNTGHGGGCGTLHANSAADVPARVEALSLAAGLPRSAAHSQLASALDVVIHLGRGRDGRRRVLELGVPERDASGLVALRTAATFEADRVVRGPAAGALAARLRSVAW, encoded by the coding sequence GTGCCGACGGTGCCGGCGGTGGTCCTCGACGACGTGCGGCGCCGGCTGGCGGGCTCGGCCGGCGAGCTCACCCCGCACCGGGTCGCGGAGGCGCTGCGCGCGTCCGGGGCGCCGGTGGGCGACGCGACGGTCCTCGCCGTGCACGACCTGCTGCGCCGCGACGTGCTCGGGGCGGGTCCGCTGGAGGACCTGCTCCGCCTCCCCGACGTGACCGACGTGCTGGTCAACGGCCCCGACGAGGTCTGGATCGACCGCGGCGGCGGGCTCGAGCGTGCGTCGGTGTCGTTCCCCGACGACGCCGCGGTGCGCCGCCTGGCGCAGCGGTTGGCGGCCTCGGCCGGGCGCCGCCTCGACGACGCGACCCCGCACGCCGACGTACGCCTCGCCGACGGCACCCGCTTCCACGCGGTGCTGTCGCCGGTCGCGCGCTCGGGCACGGTGCTGTCCCTGCGCGTCCCCCGGGGTCGGGTGTGGACCCTGCCCGAGCTGGTCACGGCCGGAGCGGTGCCGCCCGACGGCGCGTTCCTCCTGGAGGAGATCGTCGACTCGCGGTGCGCCTTCCTCGTCACCGGCGGCACCGGCACCGGCAAGACGTCGGTGCTCTCCGCGCTGCTGTCGCTCGTCGATCCCGGCGAGCGCATCGTCCTGGTCGAGGACGCCAGCGAGCTGCGCCCCGACCACCCGCACGTGGTCGGGCTCGAGGGGCGCCCGGCCAACATCGAGGGCGCCGGGGAGATCTCGCTGCAGGTGCTGGTGCGCCAGGCGCTGCGGATGCGACCCGACCGGCTCGTCGTGGGGGAGGTGCGTGGCGCCGAGGTCGTCGACCTGCTGGCCGCGCTCAACACCGGTCACGGCGGCGGTTGTGGCACCCTCCACGCCAACTCCGCCGCCGACGTCCCGGCCCGCGTGGAGGCGCTGTCGCTCGCCGCGGGCCTGCCCCGCTCGGCCGCGCACAGCCAGCTCGCCTCGGCGCTCGACGTCGTCATCCACCTGGGCCGCGGCCGCGACGGGCGCCGACGGGTCCTCGAGCTCGGGGTGCCCGAGCGCGACGCCTCGGGGCTCGTCGCCCTCCGCACGGCGGCCACCTTCGAGGCCGACCGCGTCGTGCGCGGACCAGCCGCGGGAGCCCTGGCGGCGCGGCTGCGATCGGTGGCGTGGTGA
- a CDS encoding type II secretion system F family protein, whose translation MSAWLVALLLAAAVALAVPPAGPAPPRRPGRSGRRGPARVVAARMPSGRRAVAADQAAVLEVCDLLAADLAAGRPPEAALAAGAERWPPLGPVVEAMRLGADVPDAMRRLAAQRRGAGDLRWVAGAWQVAQHSGHGLAAALERTAAGLRARRRTRRLVDSELASARATARLVACLPVAVLLMGSGAGSDPWAFLLTTPVGLVCGILGLALVALGLWWIERLADRAAAP comes from the coding sequence GTGAGCGCGTGGCTGGTGGCGCTCCTCCTGGCCGCAGCCGTGGCCCTCGCGGTGCCGCCGGCGGGTCCCGCGCCGCCCCGTCGACCGGGCCGGAGCGGCCGGCGGGGCCCGGCCCGGGTCGTGGCCGCACGGATGCCGTCCGGCCGGCGCGCGGTCGCGGCCGACCAGGCCGCGGTGCTGGAGGTGTGCGACCTGCTGGCCGCCGACCTCGCCGCCGGGCGACCGCCCGAGGCCGCGCTCGCCGCGGGGGCTGAGCGCTGGCCGCCGCTCGGCCCCGTGGTCGAGGCCATGCGGCTGGGCGCCGACGTCCCCGACGCGATGCGCCGGCTGGCGGCGCAGCGGCGGGGCGCCGGCGACCTCCGCTGGGTGGCGGGTGCCTGGCAGGTCGCGCAGCACTCCGGCCACGGCCTCGCCGCGGCGCTCGAGCGCACGGCGGCGGGCCTGCGGGCGCGGCGTCGCACCCGCCGCCTCGTCGACTCCGAGCTCGCCTCGGCGCGCGCGACCGCCCGGCTCGTCGCCTGCCTTCCCGTCGCCGTGCTGCTGATGGGCTCGGGTGCCGGCTCCGACCCGTGGGCGTTCCTCCTCACGACGCCGGTCGGCCTGGTGTGCGGCATCCTCGGGCTCGCCCTCGTCGCGCTCGGCCTGTGGTGGATCGAGCGGCTCGCCGACCGGGCGGCCGCACCGTGA
- a CDS encoding type II secretion system F family protein, whose product MGVVCAALAVAVLVPSPPRVGRVSGPATPRLRPLAVVGVALGAWLLVGGLVGALAAVAAGVAARQVLAAAEAPSARREREEVERSLPHLVDLFAATLRAGSAPVPGLAQVCAALPGPAADRLVPVVERSRWGASAADAWSAVADDRELAPLARAMVRSHATGASVVQSVERLADELQRESLARAEDAARRVGVSAAVPLGACLLPAFMLLGVVPTVASLFGSVAP is encoded by the coding sequence GTGGGCGTGGTGTGCGCCGCGCTGGCGGTGGCCGTGCTCGTGCCGTCGCCGCCGCGGGTGGGCCGGGTGAGCGGCCCGGCGACGCCCCGGCTGCGGCCGCTCGCGGTCGTGGGTGTCGCGCTCGGCGCCTGGCTGCTCGTCGGCGGGCTCGTCGGGGCGCTGGCCGCGGTCGCGGCGGGCGTGGCGGCGCGCCAGGTGCTGGCCGCCGCGGAGGCACCGTCCGCGCGGCGCGAGCGCGAGGAGGTGGAGCGCTCGCTGCCACACCTGGTCGACCTCTTCGCCGCCACGCTGCGCGCCGGGTCGGCGCCGGTGCCCGGGCTCGCGCAGGTGTGCGCAGCGCTGCCCGGGCCCGCCGCCGACCGGCTGGTCCCGGTGGTGGAGCGCTCGCGATGGGGGGCGAGCGCTGCCGACGCCTGGTCGGCCGTGGCCGACGATCGCGAGCTCGCGCCGCTCGCCCGGGCGATGGTCCGCTCGCACGCCACCGGGGCGTCGGTGGTGCAGAGCGTGGAGCGGCTGGCCGACGAGCTGCAGCGCGAGTCGCTGGCCCGCGCGGAGGACGCGGCCCGCCGGGTCGGGGTGTCGGCCGCGGTCCCGCTCGGGGCCTGCCTGCTGCCCGCCTTCATGCTCCTGGGCGTCGTCCCGACGGTCGCGTCGCTGTTCGGCTCGGTGGCCCCGTGA
- a CDS encoding DUF4244 domain-containing protein, which yields MLVQRHDESGITTAEYAVGTAAGAGFAGLLYTLLTGAFGDQLLERLFKHVMSLLGIG from the coding sequence ATGTTGGTCCAGCGTCACGACGAGTCCGGCATCACCACCGCTGAGTACGCCGTGGGCACCGCGGCCGGGGCGGGGTTCGCCGGCCTGCTCTACACCCTCCTGACCGGCGCGTTCGGCGACCAGCTGCTCGAGCGGCTCTTCAAGCACGTCATGAGCCTGCTCGGCATCGGCTGA